A genomic segment from Diospyros lotus cultivar Yz01 chromosome 5, ASM1463336v1, whole genome shotgun sequence encodes:
- the LOC127801041 gene encoding heavy metal-associated isoprenylated plant protein 39-like isoform X1, giving the protein MKKFILKLELEDDKDKRKALKTVSALSGIDLISMDMKDKKLTVIGTVDPVRVVSKLRKLWPTDIVLVGQAKEPEKKEEPKKEEPKKEEEAKKEEAKKEEPKKEEEPKKEEEPKKEEEKKKEPEPVVGIMPYRPYYPPMNTYYHAHHSMEENPNACTIC; this is encoded by the exons ATGAAG AAGTTTATCTTGAAACTGGAATTGGAAGATGACAAAGACAAGAGGAAGGCACTGAAGACAGTCTCTGCTCTTTCAG GAATTGATTTGATCTCCATGGACATGAAAGATAAGAAATTGACAGTGATTGGAACAGTGGACCCTGTAAGAGTTGTTAGCAAATTGCGCAAACTTTGGCCGACTGATATAGTCCTAGTAGGGCAGGCAAAAGAGCCTGAGAAGAAGGAGGAGCCAAAGAAGGAAGAACCCAAGAAAGAGGAGGAAGCCAAGAAGGAGGAGGCGAAGAAAGAGGAgccaaagaaggaagaagaaccCAAGAAGGAGGAAGAGCCGAAgaaggaagaggagaagaagaaggagccaGAGCCAGTGGTAGGGATTATGCCTTACAGACCATACTACCCGCCCATGAACACATATTACCATGCTCATCACAGCATGGAAGAGAACCCGAATGCCTGCACCATCTGTTAA
- the LOC127802131 gene encoding uncharacterized protein LOC127802131 encodes MDLSERDESDSSSSHHSRSANRVTNDGRQEERLGPSENRFDRMERILEGMLTHVTRNEPSRHTTHVLDQYRRQRPPVFRGKAEDDPCMAEYWMEQTEKLLQHLQCSDEDKVNCATFMLEEDAARWWQSAQRALQRTPSWREEKTWEFMKLKQTDEMSVTQYDVKFTQLIRYVPMYEADEWQKAQKFVGGLKVGLQQALSLWTLDTYNEALHRALSTETNLLRVSLIRSDEKKKDPKGGEHKSDGRNSKSNEPCSRCGKVHSGKQCFQGHIRCFSCGEEGHKQNDCPKNKEAPPTGNRMRITCFSCQQPGHYSSECPKRQKVEQMGKANEAQKPRPGRVFYLSKDDDDIYWTKEKGTPS; translated from the exons ATGGATCTCAGCGAGCGAGATGAAAGTGACAGTAGTAGCAGTCATCATAGCCGTTCTGCGAATCGTGTCACAAACGATGGACGACAAGAGGAGCGATTAGGTCCTAGTGAGAATAGATTTGATCGAATGGAAAGAATCTTAGAAGGCATGCTGACACATGTAACAAGGAACGAGCCATCGAGGCATACAACTCATGTGTTGGATCAGTATCGCCGACAGAGACCCCCGGTGTTCAGGGGAAAAGCAGAAGACGACCCCTGCATGGCAGAATACTGGATGGAGCAAACTGAGAAGCTGCTCCAACATTTGCAGTGCAGTGACGAAGATAAGGTCAACTGTGCTACATTCATGCTTGAGGAAGACGCTGCacgatggtggcaatcagcCCAGCGAGCTTTGCAAAGGACACCTAG ctggagagaagaaaagacttgggagTTCATGAAGTTGAAGCAGACTGACGAGATGTCGGTGACCCAATATGACGTAAAGTTTACTCAACTGATCCGATATGTACCTATGTACGAAGCCGATGAGTGGCAGAAAGCCCAGAAATTTGTGGGTGGATTGAAAGTGGGACTGCAGCAAGCTCTTAGCTTGTGGACTTTGGACACCTACAATGAGGCATTGCATAGAGCCTTATCCACTGAGACTAATCTACTGCGAGTTAGTTTGATTCGATCGGACGAGAAGAAAAAAGATCCGAAAGGTGGGGAGCATAAATCAGATGGAAGGAACTCCAAAAGCAATGAGCCATGTTCCCGATGCGGCAAGGTACACTCCGGGAAACAATGTTTCCAAGGACATATTCGATGTTTTTCGTGTGGTGAAGAGGGACACAAGCAAAATGATTGTCCTAAGAATAAAGAGGCACCACCGACCGGGAATCGAATGAGGATTACATGTTTTTCGTGTCAACAACCTGGTCACTACTCGAGCGAATGTCCAAAGAGGCAGAAGGTGGAACAAATGGGAAAAGCAAACGAGGCTCAAAAACCTCGCCCTGGACGAGTTTTCTACCTGTCAAAGGATGATGACGATATCTACTGGACAAAAGAGAAAGGTACGCCGAGTTAA
- the LOC127801041 gene encoding heavy metal-associated isoprenylated plant protein 39-like isoform X2: MDMKDKKLTVIGTVDPVRVVSKLRKLWPTDIVLVGQAKEPEKKEEPKKEEPKKEEEAKKEEAKKEEPKKEEEPKKEEEPKKEEEKKKEPEPVVGIMPYRPYYPPMNTYYHAHHSMEENPNACTIC; the protein is encoded by the coding sequence ATGGACATGAAAGATAAGAAATTGACAGTGATTGGAACAGTGGACCCTGTAAGAGTTGTTAGCAAATTGCGCAAACTTTGGCCGACTGATATAGTCCTAGTAGGGCAGGCAAAAGAGCCTGAGAAGAAGGAGGAGCCAAAGAAGGAAGAACCCAAGAAAGAGGAGGAAGCCAAGAAGGAGGAGGCGAAGAAAGAGGAgccaaagaaggaagaagaaccCAAGAAGGAGGAAGAGCCGAAgaaggaagaggagaagaagaaggagccaGAGCCAGTGGTAGGGATTATGCCTTACAGACCATACTACCCGCCCATGAACACATATTACCATGCTCATCACAGCATGGAAGAGAACCCGAATGCCTGCACCATCTGTTAA